A single region of the Halorussus gelatinilyticus genome encodes:
- a CDS encoding PGF-CTERM sorting domain-containing protein → MRFATSITVAVVVLTVCVAPITAQETTTECGPTSSEMMGNESMNETTAMMSETTAMADETGMTNESMSETTAMMGNESMNGTTESMGGMANETTDSMASETTTCAGDSMNDDSMGETTDSMSGDSTSETTDSMSDDSMSDTTDAAESGSSAFTPGFGVGAALVALVAALYVARRRP, encoded by the coding sequence ATGCGTTTCGCAACGTCGATTACCGTGGCAGTGGTCGTCCTGACAGTCTGCGTCGCGCCGATTACGGCGCAGGAGACGACGACCGAGTGTGGTCCGACGAGTAGCGAGATGATGGGCAACGAGTCGATGAACGAGACGACCGCGATGATGAGCGAGACGACTGCAATGGCCGACGAAACGGGGATGACAAACGAGTCGATGAGCGAGACGACCGCGATGATGGGCAACGAGTCGATGAACGGGACCACCGAGTCGATGGGCGGTATGGCGAACGAGACCACCGACTCGATGGCCTCGGAGACGACGACCTGCGCGGGCGATTCGATGAACGACGACTCGATGGGCGAAACTACCGACTCGATGTCCGGCGATTCGACGTCGGAGACCACCGATTCGATGAGTGACGACTCGATGAGCGACACCACCGACGCGGCCGAGAGCGGGTCGAGCGCGTTCACGCCCGGATTCGGCGTCGGCGCGGCGCTCGTGGCGCTGGTCGCGGCGCTCTACGTCGCCCGGAGGAGACCGTGA
- a CDS encoding aryl-sulfate sulfotransferase — translation MRDVTTTTARGLAVVLAGLALLVVAFTASWALAPDTETVSERVEPSDTLLVGVQGPGPNGNVTALDGRGDVKWSLGDIISYQNVQRLDNGSVLATFAAGDYEECGPYDPPCKRTGVRIIDPNASSAGVSEPTPEVVWEWSYPVRTREDSEVHDAEMLPSGNLLVADMEYESIFLLNPKTRERVWTWNASQHYDGPADPTTTDWLHLNDVDRIGDGRYLVSIRNRNQLLVVERGHGVVEVINENGDPDVLNRQHNPHWLGDGAVLVADSENHRAVELHENETTGEWEVAWSVSTVGGIGLDWPRDADRLPNGNTLLTDSRNNRVVEIEENGSVVASYAVPSLPYEADRLPYGEAPAEAVATYGPRRGEVGVLDREVPVLSTLLAGARHVVALPYWVSEGHLLVVVVALALWVRGGYLLVRGRRSDE, via the coding sequence ATGCGAGACGTGACGACTACGACCGCTCGCGGCCTCGCGGTCGTTCTCGCGGGACTGGCCCTCCTCGTCGTCGCGTTCACCGCGAGTTGGGCGCTCGCTCCCGACACCGAGACGGTCTCCGAGCGGGTCGAACCGAGCGACACGCTGCTGGTCGGCGTGCAGGGACCGGGGCCGAACGGCAACGTAACCGCGCTCGACGGCCGCGGCGACGTGAAGTGGTCGCTCGGCGATATCATCAGCTACCAGAACGTCCAGCGTCTCGACAACGGGTCGGTGCTGGCGACGTTCGCCGCGGGCGACTACGAGGAGTGTGGACCGTACGACCCGCCCTGCAAGCGGACGGGCGTCCGCATCATCGACCCGAACGCCAGTTCCGCGGGCGTCTCGGAACCGACCCCCGAAGTCGTCTGGGAGTGGAGCTATCCGGTCCGGACGCGCGAGGACAGCGAGGTCCACGACGCCGAGATGCTCCCTTCGGGGAACTTGCTCGTCGCCGACATGGAGTACGAGAGCATCTTCCTGTTGAATCCGAAGACGCGAGAGCGCGTCTGGACGTGGAACGCCAGCCAGCACTACGACGGCCCGGCGGACCCGACGACGACCGACTGGCTCCACCTCAACGACGTGGACCGCATCGGCGACGGCCGGTATCTCGTCTCGATTCGCAACCGGAACCAACTCCTCGTCGTCGAACGCGGGCACGGCGTCGTAGAGGTAATCAACGAGAACGGCGACCCCGACGTGCTGAACCGACAGCACAACCCCCACTGGCTCGGGGACGGCGCGGTCCTCGTCGCCGACTCGGAGAACCACCGCGCGGTCGAACTCCACGAGAACGAGACGACCGGCGAGTGGGAGGTGGCGTGGTCGGTATCGACGGTCGGCGGAATCGGTCTCGACTGGCCGCGGGACGCCGACCGGTTACCGAACGGCAACACGCTACTCACCGACAGTCGGAACAACCGCGTGGTCGAAATCGAGGAGAACGGGAGCGTGGTGGCGAGCTACGCCGTCCCGTCGCTTCCCTACGAGGCAGACCGCCTGCCGTACGGCGAGGCCCCGGCGGAGGCCGTGGCGACCTACGGCCCGAGGCGCGGCGAGGTCGGCGTCCTCGACCGCGAGGTACCGGTCCTCTCGACGCTCCTCGCGGGCGCACGCCATGTCGTCGCCCTCCCGTACTGGGTGTCGGAGGGCCACCTGCTAGTTGTCGTCGTCGCACTCGCGCTCTGGGTTCGGGGTGGCTACCTGTTGGTTCGCGGTCGGCGGTCCGACGAGTGA
- a CDS encoding HVO_2523 family zinc finger protein, whose translation MSDSAEAGDGGDGEDERGGRPCPICETPMYSRHCKYVCPQHGVIMDCADTFY comes from the coding sequence ATGAGCGACTCGGCGGAGGCCGGAGACGGCGGCGACGGCGAAGACGAGCGGGGCGGCCGCCCGTGTCCCATCTGCGAGACGCCGATGTACTCGCGGCACTGCAAGTACGTTTGCCCGCAACACGGCGTCATCATGGACTGCGCGGACACCTTCTACTGA
- a CDS encoding DUF7115 domain-containing protein, with product MSVPGIVQSRLDGEQVAAQVALGGEDGLYVTRTRTLIYRADGLLSDESVEEYPHEAERIEISEGRRKSSISLDYGIDGEEKFKIPSNRLYEALHPVLAGVLNAADVTGPDETVKQTYQFSELTLVITSERVVKHVGAAVWDEDYEEFYFDDVTALDVEEGNVSSQIIIESEGRPQRIKTPSDQTREVRERIERALLDYHGMSSYDEFAREHADPEKQAETEKAAADDGDDAAESEADPLAGGGVDPIDANPPELDDDGAIIEDDASVTTADRPDEDVTAAEASEAAARAAEASAGTEAGAGAETSADAEPSAGVEAGAGAEQPDGPADADAGGETDAADQPTGATLAETDEAADTADASAAATVTDGEPADATAESAESSGFADSGFEPASSELERDTTEEQLAALTEAVERQNELLAEQQRTLQQLIEELSRGR from the coding sequence ATGAGCGTTCCCGGAATCGTACAGTCCCGGCTCGACGGCGAACAGGTCGCGGCGCAGGTCGCTCTCGGCGGTGAGGACGGTCTCTACGTGACTCGAACGCGGACCCTCATCTACCGCGCGGACGGACTCCTGAGCGACGAGTCCGTCGAGGAGTACCCCCACGAAGCCGAACGTATCGAAATCTCCGAAGGGCGGCGCAAGTCGTCCATCAGTCTCGACTACGGTATCGACGGCGAGGAGAAGTTCAAAATCCCGAGTAACCGCCTCTACGAGGCGCTCCACCCCGTGCTGGCGGGCGTGCTGAACGCCGCTGACGTGACCGGTCCCGACGAGACGGTCAAGCAGACCTACCAGTTCAGCGAACTTACCTTGGTCATCACCAGCGAGCGCGTGGTCAAGCACGTCGGCGCGGCGGTCTGGGACGAGGACTACGAGGAGTTCTACTTCGACGACGTGACCGCCCTCGACGTGGAGGAGGGGAACGTCTCCTCCCAGATTATCATCGAGAGCGAGGGCCGACCGCAGCGCATCAAGACGCCGAGCGACCAGACCCGCGAGGTCCGCGAGCGCATCGAGCGCGCGCTGCTGGACTACCACGGGATGAGTTCCTACGACGAGTTCGCCCGCGAGCACGCCGACCCCGAGAAGCAGGCCGAGACCGAGAAAGCCGCCGCGGACGACGGCGACGACGCGGCCGAGAGCGAGGCCGACCCGCTGGCAGGCGGCGGCGTGGACCCCATCGACGCCAACCCGCCGGAACTGGACGACGACGGCGCTATCATCGAAGACGACGCGAGCGTGACGACCGCCGACCGGCCCGACGAGGACGTCACCGCGGCCGAAGCGAGCGAGGCCGCCGCGCGCGCCGCGGAGGCGAGCGCGGGGACGGAGGCAGGTGCGGGCGCAGAGACGAGCGCGGACGCGGAACCGAGCGCGGGCGTAGAAGCGGGCGCTGGCGCAGAGCAACCGGACGGACCCGCCGACGCCGACGCCGGCGGCGAGACGGACGCCGCCGACCAGCCGACCGGCGCTACCCTCGCGGAGACCGACGAAGCCGCCGACACCGCCGACGCCAGCGCGGCGGCCACGGTGACGGACGGCGAACCCGCGGACGCGACCGCCGAGAGCGCCGAATCGAGCGGGTTCGCCGACTCGGGCTTCGAGCCGGCGAGTTCGGAACTGGAGCGGGACACGACCGAGGAGCAATTGGCGGCACTGACGGAGGCCGTCGAGCGCCAGAACGAACTACTCGCCGAGCAACAGCGCACGCTCCAGCAGCTCATCGAAGAGCTGAGTCGCGGTCGGTAA
- a CDS encoding adenosylcobalamin-dependent ribonucleoside-diphosphate reductase produces the protein MSGAGELTADELTLPIKRTEGETLEDRLTGNAYHNILPARYLRKNTDGNLIEEQEDLFPRVAENIALAEAVYEAEKRDAEVTVTPDQLKPDHPRRDELAAEVFGKGTTADDDVETTLSVYNVNKFSYETVVPELPDEIRDHVEDVREEFETLMEDLSFMPNSPTLMNAGDELQQLSACFVDSPADDIDDIHQTAKEAAQVFQSGGGMGYAFWKLRPYGDAVGSTGGIASGPITFMRTYDQMCETIAQGGARRGAQMGVMRVSHPDVIQFIHAKNKDVSLAETLRLNDPDDYTHNSFEEALEEARELIDDDGRVPKHLRNAAEGHLSNFNISVGITDDFMEAVKNGEEFTFTNPRTEEPHIATEHTKELYEMFGLGDHVEVGEELSIPAELVWDRIVDGAHENGEPGVIYLERVNKEHSFDVEEHPDHRILATNPCGEQPLEEYEACNLGHINLSTLADTEAPDWRVWYDEHGDEYDDFEEAVDAFLADAMAWEEFDHRIEYGTRFLENVVTMSDFPVEKIEQKVREMRKIGLGVMGLAQLYIQLGVEYGSDAGNEIARQLMRYINHESKWTSHELAEERGSFEEWDNSKYANPTEYREWFEKQTGLSADDWEDGFAVRNHNTTTIAPTGTTSMVGNTTGGCEPIYNVAYYKNVSDDVQGDEMLVEFDDYFLRVLEDNDIDVEEVKREAQEQMASNEFDGVDGLTTVPDAIGELFVVTSDLSGKDHAAVQCACQEGVDSAISKTCNFPNDASKDDMREVYEYIYDNGGKGVTVYRDGTRSKQVLTTRADNKEFADESEAAEQLVEQIREVFGGIEGFVESDEVQAHLDEQIESILEVADGEDGEGSYASKRPRPDVLHGITQRIDTGYGKLYVNINEDEQGRPFELFANIGNSGGFTASFTEALAKTISTALRSGVDPEEITDELQGIRSPKVAWDKGEQINSIPDAIGTAMRRYLDGDVEKAYPQQKNLTEVEDEVGSDETATRTDAGPEADVGRETDGGAVASGKEADQQDIIDSGESPECPSCGSLSLYYSEGCKTCESCGWSEC, from the coding sequence ATGAGCGGTGCGGGCGAACTGACGGCCGACGAACTCACGCTCCCCATCAAGCGGACCGAGGGCGAGACCCTCGAAGACCGACTCACCGGAAACGCCTACCACAACATCCTCCCGGCGCGCTACCTCCGGAAGAACACCGACGGGAACCTCATCGAGGAACAGGAGGACCTCTTCCCGCGCGTCGCCGAGAACATCGCGCTGGCCGAAGCCGTCTACGAGGCCGAGAAGCGCGACGCCGAAGTCACGGTCACGCCCGATCAGCTCAAGCCCGACCACCCCCGGCGCGACGAGCTCGCCGCGGAGGTCTTCGGCAAGGGGACCACGGCCGACGACGACGTCGAGACGACCCTCTCGGTCTACAACGTCAACAAATTCTCCTACGAGACGGTCGTCCCGGAACTCCCCGACGAGATTCGAGACCACGTCGAGGACGTGCGCGAGGAGTTCGAGACGCTGATGGAGGACCTGTCGTTCATGCCGAACTCGCCGACGCTGATGAACGCGGGCGACGAACTCCAGCAGCTCTCGGCCTGTTTCGTCGACTCCCCGGCCGACGACATCGACGACATCCACCAGACTGCCAAAGAGGCCGCGCAGGTCTTCCAGTCGGGCGGCGGCATGGGCTACGCGTTCTGGAAGCTCCGGCCCTACGGCGACGCCGTGGGTAGCACGGGCGGCATCGCCTCGGGTCCCATCACGTTCATGCGGACCTACGACCAGATGTGCGAGACCATCGCACAGGGCGGTGCGCGGCGCGGTGCCCAGATGGGCGTCATGCGCGTCTCTCACCCCGACGTCATCCAGTTCATCCACGCAAAGAACAAGGACGTGAGCCTCGCGGAGACCCTCCGTCTGAACGACCCCGACGACTACACCCACAACTCGTTCGAGGAGGCCCTCGAAGAGGCCCGCGAACTCATCGACGACGACGGGCGCGTGCCCAAGCACCTCCGGAACGCCGCCGAGGGCCACCTCTCGAACTTCAACATCTCGGTCGGCATCACCGACGACTTCATGGAGGCAGTGAAGAACGGCGAGGAGTTCACCTTCACGAACCCCCGGACCGAGGAGCCACACATCGCCACCGAGCACACCAAGGAACTCTACGAGATGTTCGGTCTCGGCGACCACGTCGAGGTCGGCGAGGAGCTGTCGATTCCCGCGGAACTCGTCTGGGACCGCATCGTAGACGGTGCCCACGAGAACGGCGAACCCGGCGTCATCTATCTGGAGCGAGTGAACAAGGAACACTCCTTCGATGTGGAGGAACACCCCGACCACCGGATTCTCGCCACCAACCCCTGCGGCGAACAGCCGCTCGAAGAGTACGAGGCCTGCAACCTCGGCCACATCAACCTCTCGACGCTCGCGGACACCGAGGCCCCCGACTGGCGGGTCTGGTACGACGAACACGGCGACGAGTACGACGACTTCGAGGAGGCGGTAGACGCGTTCCTCGCCGACGCGATGGCGTGGGAGGAGTTCGACCACCGCATCGAGTACGGCACTCGATTCCTCGAAAACGTCGTCACGATGTCGGACTTCCCGGTCGAGAAGATAGAGCAGAAGGTCCGGGAGATGCGGAAAATCGGTCTCGGCGTCATGGGGCTGGCCCAACTCTACATCCAACTGGGCGTCGAGTACGGTAGCGACGCCGGCAACGAAATCGCCCGCCAACTGATGCGGTACATCAACCACGAGAGCAAGTGGACCTCCCACGAACTCGCCGAGGAGCGCGGCTCCTTCGAGGAGTGGGACAACAGCAAGTACGCGAACCCCACCGAGTACCGCGAGTGGTTCGAGAAGCAGACCGGCCTGAGCGCCGACGACTGGGAGGACGGCTTCGCGGTCCGGAACCACAACACGACGACCATCGCGCCGACCGGCACCACCTCGATGGTCGGCAACACCACGGGCGGCTGTGAACCCATCTACAACGTCGCCTACTACAAGAACGTCTCCGACGACGTGCAGGGCGACGAGATGCTCGTGGAGTTCGACGACTACTTCCTCCGCGTGCTGGAGGACAACGACATCGACGTCGAGGAGGTCAAGCGCGAGGCCCAAGAGCAGATGGCCAGCAACGAGTTCGACGGCGTCGACGGATTGACTACCGTCCCGGACGCCATCGGCGAACTGTTCGTCGTCACGTCCGACCTCTCCGGGAAGGACCACGCGGCGGTCCAGTGCGCTTGTCAGGAGGGCGTGGACTCGGCCATCTCGAAGACCTGCAACTTCCCGAACGACGCGAGCAAGGACGACATGCGGGAGGTCTACGAGTACATCTACGACAACGGCGGGAAGGGCGTGACCGTCTACCGCGACGGCACCCGTTCCAAGCAGGTCCTCACCACTCGCGCGGACAACAAGGAGTTCGCCGACGAGAGCGAGGCCGCCGAGCAACTGGTCGAACAGATTCGGGAGGTCTTCGGCGGTATCGAGGGCTTCGTCGAGAGCGACGAGGTTCAGGCTCACCTCGACGAGCAGATCGAGTCCATCCTCGAAGTCGCCGACGGCGAGGACGGCGAGGGGTCCTACGCCAGCAAGCGGCCGCGGCCCGACGTCCTCCACGGCATCACCCAGCGCATCGACACCGGGTACGGCAAGCTCTACGTCAACATCAACGAGGACGAGCAGGGCCGACCCTTCGAGCTGTTCGCCAACATCGGCAACTCCGGCGGCTTCACCGCCTCCTTCACCGAGGCGCTAGCCAAGACCATCTCGACCGCGCTCCGTTCGGGCGTGGACCCCGAGGAGATCACCGACGAGCTACAGGGCATCCGGAGTCCGAAGGTCGCGTGGGACAAGGGCGAGCAGATAAACTCCATCCCGGACGCCATCGGCACCGCGATGCGCCGGTATCTCGACGGCGACGTCGAGAAGGCCTACCCCCAGCAGAAGAACCTCACCGAGGTCGAGGACGAAGTCGGGTCCGACGAGACCGCCACTCGAACCGACGCCGGTCCGGAAGCCGACGTGGGCCGCGAGACTGACGGCGGCGCGGTCGCCTCCGGCAAGGAGGCCGACCAGCAGGACATCATCGACTCGGGCGAGAGTCCGGAGTGTCCGAGCTGCGGGTCGCTGTCGCTGTACTACTCGGAAGGCTGCAAGACCTGCGAGTCCTGTGGCTGGAGCGAGTGCTGA
- a CDS encoding molybdopterin-dependent oxidoreductase: protein MTTRTDPDGIGPGGIRSEARGLLASALVAGAAGTAAVAGSYAAVGRTPAFVAAPVSEVVIASTPDAVVTWSIQTLGSLGSQLGFLLALALTVGLFALATAVAARLADRFAVPALAVAPVACVAVALALTGSAASTLAAGAGAGLVVALASVGASDADEATTDAAADAAHASARRRVLQAVAGAFAVGGVGAVLGSGKGGDVPETDGEVSAGVQSLLDEAAEKSLDVEGIEPLVSEQFYQVDVNNVDPTPKREDWTLSVTGAVEEETEFDYEDLTGLSESVEHRFVTLRCVGEGLNGKKMDTALWTGVPVTELLDSAGVELGENCCVMLRAADDYFEEFPLSALRDGFLAFEMNGEPLPRGHGYPVRALIPGHWGEINVKWLTKIEVLEEEAKGYWEKRGWHGTGPVNTVAKLHAVNRLGDATDAASGGATKMQVAGHAYAGTRGIRKVEVSTDGGSSWNEATLSEPLPGNPGEGGSENGEQSAAEDAWRQWEHTYEATDAHDVVVRATDGEGNLQPKEDSKPFPSGATGWVSKWVEP, encoded by the coding sequence GTGACCACACGAACCGACCCGGACGGCATCGGCCCAGGCGGTATCCGTTCCGAAGCGAGGGGCCTGCTGGCGTCGGCCCTCGTCGCGGGCGCGGCGGGGACCGCAGCGGTCGCGGGGTCGTACGCCGCGGTCGGTCGGACGCCGGCGTTCGTCGCCGCACCCGTCAGCGAGGTCGTGATCGCCTCGACGCCCGACGCGGTCGTCACGTGGTCCATCCAGACTCTCGGGAGCCTCGGGAGCCAACTCGGGTTCCTGCTGGCACTCGCGCTCACGGTCGGCCTGTTCGCGCTGGCCACCGCGGTCGCCGCCCGCCTCGCCGACCGCTTCGCGGTCCCGGCACTCGCCGTCGCGCCCGTGGCCTGCGTCGCCGTCGCGCTGGCGCTCACGGGGTCGGCCGCCTCCACGCTCGCGGCCGGTGCGGGCGCGGGTCTCGTGGTCGCGCTCGCGTCGGTCGGCGCGAGCGACGCGGACGAGGCCACCACGGACGCCGCGGCCGACGCCGCTCACGCGTCAGCCCGGCGGCGCGTCCTCCAGGCCGTCGCCGGCGCGTTCGCGGTCGGCGGCGTCGGCGCGGTCCTCGGTTCCGGCAAGGGCGGCGACGTGCCCGAGACCGACGGCGAGGTCTCGGCCGGCGTCCAGTCGCTGCTGGACGAGGCCGCCGAGAAGTCCCTCGACGTCGAGGGCATCGAACCGCTCGTCAGCGAGCAGTTCTACCAGGTAGACGTCAACAACGTGGACCCGACGCCGAAGCGCGAGGACTGGACGCTGAGCGTCACGGGCGCGGTCGAGGAGGAGACCGAGTTCGACTACGAGGACCTGACCGGTCTCTCCGAGTCGGTCGAACACCGGTTCGTCACGTTGCGGTGCGTCGGCGAGGGGCTGAACGGCAAGAAGATGGACACCGCGCTCTGGACCGGCGTGCCCGTGACGGAGCTGCTCGATTCGGCGGGCGTCGAGTTGGGCGAGAACTGCTGTGTCATGCTCCGCGCGGCCGACGACTACTTCGAGGAGTTCCCGCTGTCGGCCCTCCGAGACGGCTTCCTCGCGTTCGAGATGAACGGCGAACCGCTCCCGCGCGGGCACGGCTACCCGGTTCGCGCCCTGATTCCGGGCCACTGGGGCGAGATAAACGTCAAGTGGCTCACCAAGATCGAGGTGTTGGAGGAGGAAGCGAAGGGCTACTGGGAGAAGCGCGGGTGGCACGGCACCGGGCCGGTCAACACCGTCGCCAAACTCCACGCCGTGAATCGACTGGGCGACGCGACCGATGCGGCGTCGGGCGGCGCGACGAAGATGCAGGTCGCGGGCCACGCCTACGCGGGCACGCGAGGAATCCGGAAAGTGGAGGTCTCGACCGACGGCGGCAGTTCGTGGAACGAAGCGACGCTCTCGGAGCCGCTCCCCGGAAATCCCGGCGAGGGCGGGTCGGAGAACGGCGAGCAGTCGGCCGCCGAGGACGCGTGGCGGCAGTGGGAGCACACTTACGAGGCGACCGACGCCCACGACGTCGTCGTCCGCGCGACCGACGGCGAGGGGAACCTCCAACCGAAGGAGGACAGCAAGCCGTTCCCGAGCGGCGCGACGGGCTGGGTCTCGAAGTGGGTAGAGCCGTAA
- a CDS encoding TVP38/TMEM64 family protein, translated as MADFARRQAVGLAVLAVVVAGSLLAGPDHLFAVARNLADRPVVFGALLVGVYLVRPLFAWPTTLVAILAGYAYGPVWGFPVALAGTTASALLPFLAARYVGAGSGTRTGRGSGLVSRLGDSGERFFDATGDLRGMVASRLAPAPSDPVSAAAGLSGVSPGAFVAGTALGEVPWTAAAVLAGSSLDHLSTAGLTAINWELLAAGGAVAVALLAGPAYRAVSARR; from the coding sequence ATGGCCGACTTCGCGCGCCGCCAAGCCGTCGGACTCGCCGTTCTCGCGGTCGTCGTAGCCGGAAGCCTGCTCGCGGGACCGGACCACCTCTTCGCGGTCGCGCGGAACCTCGCCGACCGGCCGGTCGTCTTCGGCGCGCTGCTGGTCGGCGTCTACCTCGTCCGTCCGCTGTTCGCGTGGCCGACGACGCTCGTCGCGATTCTCGCGGGGTACGCCTACGGCCCGGTCTGGGGATTCCCGGTCGCGCTCGCGGGGACGACTGCGAGTGCGCTCCTGCCGTTTCTCGCGGCGCGCTACGTCGGCGCGGGGTCGGGAACGCGAACCGGACGGGGGTCGGGGCTCGTCTCGCGCCTCGGCGACTCGGGCGAGCGCTTCTTCGACGCTACCGGCGACCTGCGCGGGATGGTCGCCTCCCGACTCGCGCCCGCGCCCTCCGACCCAGTCTCGGCCGCGGCGGGCCTGTCCGGAGTCTCTCCGGGCGCGTTCGTCGCCGGAACCGCGCTCGGCGAAGTGCCGTGGACCGCCGCGGCCGTCCTCGCGGGGAGTTCCCTCGACCACCTCTCGACCGCGGGACTGACCGCGATAAACTGGGAACTCCTCGCCGCGGGGGGTGCGGTGGCGGTCGCGCTCCTCGCCGGACCGGCCTACCGCGCCGTGAGCGCCCGGCGGTAG
- a CDS encoding ArsR/SmtB family transcription factor: MDKALWYLLTATRGGENRARLIRELSERPRNANQLADALDVRYKTVRHHLDMLEDHGVVEPGDNEYGKLYFLTDQFEQHREAFEEIMEHIE; the protein is encoded by the coding sequence ATGGACAAGGCGCTCTGGTACCTTCTCACGGCGACGCGCGGCGGCGAGAACCGCGCCCGGCTCATCCGCGAACTCTCCGAGCGCCCCCGTAACGCGAACCAACTCGCCGACGCGCTCGACGTGCGGTACAAGACGGTGCGCCACCATCTCGACATGCTCGAAGACCACGGCGTCGTCGAACCGGGCGACAACGAGTACGGGAAGCTCTACTTCCTCACCGACCAGTTCGAACAGCACCGCGAAGCGTTCGAGGAAATCATGGAACACATCGAATGA
- a CDS encoding aldo/keto reductase gives MELDTVSLGPTGTTVSEIAFGTWRFGRENDDGEVEIGERRAHRLLDAYADAGGNFIDTADMYGDGRSEEYIGDWLADREREDYVIASKIYWPTRDGPNGQGLSRKHLRNNIDEILERLGTDYVDLLYIHRWDDETPAEEFVRTLDEFVRDGKVNYLGASTLEPNAWKVAKANELADKRGYEPFKLAQPRYNLANREIEGNYLEMCADYDISVVPWSPLAGGFLTGKYTRGEEPPAGTRGATDQQFRDSYLTDENFDALEAVEAIAEEVGASPAQVSLAWLTDHEQVTAPIVGARTVEQLEENLAAAEINLSAEQFQRLAEAK, from the coding sequence ATGGAACTCGATACGGTGTCGCTCGGTCCGACTGGTACGACGGTTAGCGAAATCGCGTTCGGGACGTGGCGCTTCGGCCGAGAGAACGACGACGGCGAGGTCGAAATCGGCGAGCGGCGCGCTCACCGACTCCTCGACGCCTACGCCGACGCCGGCGGGAACTTCATCGACACCGCCGACATGTACGGCGACGGCCGGAGCGAGGAGTACATTGGCGACTGGCTGGCCGACCGCGAGCGCGAGGACTACGTAATCGCCTCGAAGATCTACTGGCCGACCCGCGACGGCCCGAACGGACAGGGACTCTCGCGTAAGCACCTCCGGAACAACATCGACGAGATTCTGGAACGGCTCGGGACCGACTACGTGGACCTGCTGTACATCCACCGGTGGGACGACGAGACGCCCGCCGAGGAGTTCGTGCGCACGCTGGACGAGTTCGTCCGCGACGGAAAGGTCAACTACCTCGGAGCCTCGACGCTCGAACCCAACGCGTGGAAGGTCGCCAAGGCCAACGAACTGGCGGACAAGCGCGGCTACGAACCGTTCAAACTCGCCCAGCCCCGATACAACCTCGCCAACCGGGAGATAGAGGGCAACTACCTCGAAATGTGCGCCGACTACGACATCAGCGTCGTACCGTGGAGTCCGCTCGCCGGCGGGTTCCTGACCGGCAAGTACACTCGCGGCGAGGAACCGCCGGCGGGAACCCGCGGTGCGACCGACCAGCAGTTCCGCGACTCGTATCTCACCGACGAGAACTTCGACGCGCTGGAGGCGGTCGAAGCCATCGCCGAGGAGGTCGGCGCGAGTCCGGCGCAGGTCAGCCTCGCGTGGTTGACCGACCACGAGCAGGTCACGGCACCCATCGTCGGCGCGCGCACGGTCGAACAACTAGAAGAGAACCTCGCGGCCGCGGAGATCAACCTCTCGGCCGAGCAGTTCCAGCGACTCGCCGAGGCGAAGTAG
- a CDS encoding DUF5830 family protein: MADDEASERADAADGNAASDDADPVAVGVELLSKLEDPELSVAEAVDRIETVTTHPATTRKILDEAEKRGVIERENGIVTTTGGGYVSFQSEIVTKEGEFSCRRCGASISTGYFIDLDAGEHGAFGPECIRKVTGRD; the protein is encoded by the coding sequence ATGGCCGACGACGAGGCATCGGAGCGAGCGGACGCCGCGGACGGGAACGCGGCGAGCGACGACGCCGACCCCGTGGCGGTCGGCGTCGAACTCCTCTCGAAACTCGAAGACCCCGAACTCTCGGTTGCGGAGGCGGTAGACCGCATCGAGACCGTCACCACCCACCCCGCGACGACGCGGAAGATTCTGGACGAAGCCGAGAAGCGCGGAGTCATCGAGCGCGAGAACGGCATCGTCACGACTACGGGTGGCGGCTACGTCAGTTTCCAGAGCGAAATCGTCACGAAGGAGGGGGAGTTCTCCTGTCGACGCTGCGGCGCGAGCATCTCGACCGGCTACTTCATCGACCTCGACGCGGGAGAACACGGCGCGTTCGGCCCGGAGTGCATCCGAAAGGTCACCGGCCGAGACTGA
- a CDS encoding MarR family transcriptional regulator — translation MSERADWMRPEDEHLLALLRAERKDTFSAVAAQLPLTREQVADRCRTLAAYGLVEHLGSDIYTISSLGERYLDGDVEASELDAN, via the coding sequence ATGAGCGAGCGAGCGGACTGGATGCGTCCGGAGGACGAACACCTGCTCGCCCTGCTCCGAGCCGAGCGCAAGGACACGTTCAGTGCCGTCGCCGCGCAGTTGCCGCTCACCCGCGAGCAGGTCGCCGACCGCTGTCGGACGCTGGCCGCCTACGGACTGGTCGAACACCTCGGAAGCGACATCTATACCATCAGTTCGCTCGGTGAGCGGTACCTCGACGGAGACGTAGAAGCCTCGGAACTCGACGCGAACTGA